The Salegentibacter sp. Hel_I_6 region ATAGATTACAGAGATTCATTGCCAGATATCAAGACAATTGAATTTAAAGATGAAAACGGGCAGATTAATAGAATAGAAAAATATGCGGCTGACGTTTTGGTTGAACTTTTTGAAAGGTTAGAAGACGGTTCTTCTACAAATACAGTTTACAATATAGAAGACGGATTTTATTATATTGAATATAGAGATACCAATAACCAAAAGTATAAGACAGAATATTATGATGCTGATGGGAACCTCCTTTCCACTGAATAATAAAAGAATTTATAAAAAAAAGGCCCGGTTACTAAATATCCCGGGCCTTTTTACTTTTTACTTTTACTGAAAAGCCGGTATCCCGGTAATATCCATGCCTGTAATTAATAAATGAATATCGTGAGTACCTTCATAAGTAATTACACTTTCCAGGTTCATCATATGTCGCATAATGCTATATTCACCGGTAATTCCCATTCCGCCTAAGATTTGGCGCGCTTCCCTGGCGATGTTTAAAGCCATTTCAACATTATTTCTTTTAGCCATAGAGATTTGAGCCGATGTTGCTTTTCCTTCATTTTTAAGAACGCCCAGTCTCCACGCTATAAGCTGCGCTTTGGTGATCTCGGTAATCATTTCTGCTAATTTTTTCTGCTGAAGTTGCGTGCCTGCAATTGGTTTATCAAACTGAACACGTTCTTTTGCATATCTTAGAGCGGTATCGTAGCAATCCATTGCAGCACCAATCGCACCCCATGAAATTCCGTAGCGGGCAGAATCAAGACAACCCAATGGAGCGCCAAGCCCGCTTTTATTCGGCATTAGATTTTCTTTGGGCACTTTTACATTGTCAAAAATAAGTTCGCCGGTTGCGCTGGCTCGAAGTGACCATTTATTATGAGTTTCAGGAGTAGAAAAGCCTTCCATTCCTCTTTCTAGGATAAGACCATGAATACGGCCGTTTTCATCTTTTGCCCAAACTATAGCAATATCTGCAAAAGGTGCATTAGAGATCCACATTTTAGCCCCATTTAATAAATAATGATCGCCTTTGTCTTTAAAGTTGGTGGTCATCCCACCGGGATTAGAGCCGTGATCTGGTTCGGTAAGCCCAAAACAGCCCATAAATTCTCCCGAGGCTAATTTTGGAAGGTATTTTTTGCGTTGTTCTTCTGTCCCGTAAGTGTAGATAGGATACATCACCAGTGAACTTTGCACAGAGGCGGTAGAACGAACGCCACTATCACCACGTTCAATTTCCTGCATAATAAGTCCGTATGAGATTTGATCCAGGCCTGCACCACCATATTCTTCCGGAATATAAGGGCCAAAAGCTCCAATTTCAGCTAAACCGCTTATGATAGATTTAGGGAATTCTGCTTTTTGTGCAGCATCTTCAATTATGGGAGAAACTTCGCGTTTTACCCATTCCCGGGCAGCATCGCGAACTATCTTGTGTTCATCGGTTAGTAGCTCATCAATATTATAATAATCTGGAGCCTGGAAGTTATCTGTTCTCATTCGTGTGGTGTTTTACACAAATGTAACTAAGCTTTTTAAAGCAAACAATTTTAAGATTATAATTTAAGATAGAAGTCTTTTACAAGCTTTTTATAAGCATCTGTATAATTATGCCGTGAAATTTCAATAATAAGTTCACTTTCTTCTATGGAAGTTTTATTGAAGGTGAAATTCAATAGACTTCTTTTTATTTCTGAAGATCTTGTGCCTCTAACCCTTGTAATTTGCTTCGGAAAAAGACCAAATTTGCTGGCCAGCGCTATAAAACCTGTTTCCTCTTTATGCGGAATAATCGTGTTAAACTCCCCTTGTGGATGAAGTAATTTTGAAACACCTCCAATTAATTCAGAAAAAGGGAGAGCATCATAAAACCTTGCATTTTGTCTAGCACTGGAAATTGAATTCTCGCTCATTGGGGGAGTTAGAGGGGGCTCATAAAATGGAGGATTGGAAATAATAAGCTCATATTTATCTTCTTCATCCTGCATTTCTTCCACAAATTCATCAAAAGCGGCGTGATAGCAAAATAGTCTGTCTCCCCAATTGCTTTGTTCAAAATTTTCTACAGCCTGTTCATATGCATCTTCGTCGATTTCCAAAGCATCAATAAGAAGGGCAGGAGAGCGTTGTGCGAGCATTAATGCAATTAAACCTGTTCCTGTGCCAATATCAAGAATGCTATCTGGTTGTTGCTCCAGGGAAGCCCAGGCGCCGAGTAGAACGCCGTCGGTGCCAATTTTCATAGCGCATCGATCCTGCTCTATACTGAATTCTTTAAACTGAAATGCTTTTTCTGACATGGGACAAAATTAAAAAACCGCTTCAGATTAATGAAGCGGTTTTGAGTTTATTTGAGATTTCCGTCTTTACTGAAATAAATTCAGCACAGGCTACGGAAATGACATGAAAAATTTTAATTATTCTCCTAAAGCAACTCTTTCAAAAGCTACAACCTGAAGATCTGAATCTACAGATTTTACGTAAGCTGCAACGCTTTGTTTGCTGTCTTTAATATAGTCTTGATTAACAAGAGTGTTGTCCTTAAAGTAACGTTTGATTTTACCTTTAGCGATATTGTCAAGCATTTCTTCAGGCTTTCCTTCCTGGCGAAGGGTATCTTTAGCGATCTCGATCTCTTTTTCAATTGTAGTTTGATCTACACCTTCTTCGTTAAGGGCAACTGGATTCATTGCTGCAGCTTGCATAGAAACATTTTTAGCAGCTTCATCAGCGCCTTCAACATTTTTAGAAAGTCCGGTTAGAACAGCAATTTTATTACCCGCGTGAATATAAGAACCTACAAATGGAGCTTCAAGAGTTTTAAAAGATCCTATCTCTATTTTTTCTCCAATTACACCGGTTTGCTCAGTTAATTTATCTTCAACTGAAATTCCGTTATAATCAGCTTTTAGCAATTCTTCTTTAGAAGAAACCTGCAAAGCGATATCAGCAAAACTATTTGCCATTTTCACGAAATCATCGTTTTTAGCAACAAAGTCGGTTTCACAGTTAAGAGAGATGATAATACCTTTAGTATTATCGTCGTTTACTTTAGCAATAGCAGCACCTTCAGCCGAATCTCTATCAGCTCTTTTAGCAGCAACTTTTTGGCCTTTTTTACGAAGTACTTCAATAGCTTTATCAAAATCACCATCTACTTCTACAAGTGCTTTTTTACAATCCATCATACCTGCACCGGTAGCTTTTCTTAATTTGTTTACTTCTGCGGCGGTTATCTTAGCCATAGTATTGTGTTTTATTTAAAAAAGTCGCTTAGAGACCAACTGTTAGGAAAGAAACTAAACGACTTTTTGGATGTTATAAAATGTTATTTTATTCTTCTTCGTTAGATGAAGCTTTATCTAAGGTTTCTTTCTTAGATTCAAGTTTTACATCTTTTTTGGCTTCTTTCATCGCCTTTTTGTCTTCAGCATCTTTAGAAGGAGCTTCAGCCTCTGGTTGCTTTACGGCAGCCTTTGGTGCTTTAGGCTCTTTTTCTTCGTTTTCTGCTTTATCTTTTTTAGAATCTTTAGAAGCTTTTCTTTCAGAAAGACCTTCTACAATAGAATCTGCAACATAAGAAACAACTTTGTTGATAGACTTTGAAGCATCGTCATTAGATGGAATTACGTACTCAACCTCACGAGGATCTGAGTTTGTATCAACCATAGCGAAAATTGGAATGTTTAATTTTTGAGCTTCTTTAATAGCAATGTGTTCACGAGTGATATCAACTACAAAAAGCGCTCCTGGAAGTCTGCTCATATCAGAAATTGAACCAAGGTTCTTTTCTAATTTAGCTCTTAAACGATCTACCTGAAGACGTTCTTTTTTAGAAAGTGTATTAAAGGTACCATCTTTCTTCATTCTATCTATGGAGGCCATTTTTTTAACGGCTCTACGAATAGTTACGAAGTTGGTAAGCATACCACCGGGCCAACGCTCGGTAATGTATGGCATGTTAGCTTTTTCAGCATGTTCAGCTACAATTTCTTTAGCTTGTTTCTTGGTAGCTACGAAAAGTATTTTTCTACCGCTGGCTGCAATTTTTGCAAGGGCATCACCTGCCTCCTGCATTTTAGCAGCACTCTTATATAAGTTGATGATGTGAATCCCATTACGCTCCATATAAATATATGGGGCCATATTTGGATTCCATCTTCTTGTAAGGTGTCCAAAATGTACACCTGCATCAAGTAATTCTTTTACTTCTACTTTGTTTGCCATTTTTGTAATAGTTTACGTTCTGTTGAAGATAGCAACAAGTAAGTGGCTGTTTTTATAAACACGGCCTTACCTGTTTAGATGCTAAACTAACTTCCGCTGGCAGCGGAATAACAACAAAAATCTTTTTAATATTAAATGAACTTTGGAATATAGATTCCAATAAAAATTAACGCTTAGAGAACTGAAATTTCTTACGGGCTTTCTTCTGTCCAAATTTCTTACGCTCTACCATTCTTGGGTCTCTGGTCATTAAACCTTCTGGTTTTAACACCGCTCTGTTCTCTGCATCCAGTTCTACCATTGCTCTTGCAAGTGCAAGACGAATAGCTTCTGCCTGTCCTGTAATACCACCACCATAAACATTTGCAGTAATGTCGAAGTTCTCGTCATTGCCGGTAAGGTTTAGGGCCTGGTTTACTTTGTAAAGTAAAGGACCTGTGGTAAAGTAGTCTTTAAGGTCTTTTTTGTTTACGCTAAATTTCCCGCTTCCTTCAGAAACGTAAACACGCGCAACCGCCGTTTTTCTACGGCCAATTTTGTGAATAACCTCCATTACTTAAGATCGTTTAAGTTAATAGTTTTAGGTTTTTGTGCAGTATGATCGTGATCTGTTCCTGCGTAAACCTTTAAATTTCTGAATAGGTCTGCTCCAAGTTTGTTTTTTGGTAGCATTCCTTTTACTGATTTTTCGATTAATCTCTCAGGATTCTTTTCGAATAATTCAGCGGCTGTTAGACTTTTTTGTCCCCCAGGGTAGCCGGTGTGACGAATGTATTCTTTCGAATCCCATTTCTTACCGGTTAAGTTGATCTTTTCTGCGTTGGTAACGATTACGTTATCACCACAATCAACGTGCGGGGTGAAGTTAGGCTTGTGCTTACCTCTTAGTAGCTTGGCTACTTTAGATGATAGGCGGCCTAGCGTCTGTCCTTCAGCATCTACGTGTACCCAATCTTTGGTCACGGTAGCCTTGTTGGCTGATACTGTTTTGTAGCTTAATGTGTCCACACTAATTAAATTTACTTATTATTAAACATTCCATTCCTCGTTCCCTACATGAATCATGTCGGGAAAACGGGGTGCAAATGTACAATTATAAATTCATATAGCAAATCCGAAATTAATTAATTTGTTTTGAGGAATATAGCTGTACATCAGAAATTTAGAAACTACGATCACTTTATAAAGCAAAATTCTTTCAATGCTTCATTTTTGAGACTTTATTCCTACCTAACCTCTCTTACTTATATCGATAAAAAACACTAAACGAACGTTAAACGGCAATTTTAATGTTAATAAAGTCATAAAGTGGAGTTTTTCTTCCGTAGTTTTGTCCTCTCAAATTGATTTAGCTATGAAAAACCTACTTACTTTAAAAAGCTTTTGTGCAGTCTTAGCAATGGCGCTTATAATATCCTGTGAACCTAACCAGGATCACGTTGCGGAAACTGAAGTTAATTCTTTAAATGCTACGGCAAATATTACCCCTGAAGATCTTGAAGGAGAGTGGAAACTCTCAGTAATGGAAGCCGATACCCTGGTAGACCTTAATAATGACGGGGTTTACAATACTAATATTTTATTAGAAACCGATTGTTTTGAAACAATGGGTGTTACTTTTAATGAAAATGGAAGTATGATAACCACAAATTCTAAACTTGATTTTAAAGCCGGTGAAAGTAATGATGATTTTAAATGCCTTTCTGGAAGAACAGATAACGGGAGCTGGGATGTTAAAAATGTGAATAACGACGAACGATTGGTTATTACGATGACTATTGATGAAACTACTCGTACCCACAGCAGGATTTTAGAAAGAACTGCCAATACGTTTGCTTTTGATATCAGTAAATTTGAATCTGAACAATATTATGGAAATCCGGATGGGACGGATGCAGAAGAGGTTACCGTTTTATCTTTAGAATATACAAGGGTGAACTAACCTAACCAATCTTTTTAGTGTTAGATAGAAAAACCTCGCAACTTTGGTTGCGAGGTTTTTTATTTTACTAGAGATTGCTTCAGTCGTGCCTCCATCGCAATGACGGAGAAATTCTAATGCGCTTCCAGCCAGTTATTGCCTTCTCCCAATTCTACGTCTAAAGGGACTTCCAGTTTGTAAGCGTTTTCCATTTCAAACTGAATCATTTTCTTTACTTCTTCTACTTCATCTTTATGGGCGTCAAAAACCAATTCATCATGCACCTGAAGTAACATTTTGGTTTTGAATTTTCCTTCCGTAAGTTTTCGGTAAATATTAATCATTGCCAGTTTTATAATATCCGCTGCGCTACCCTGTATTGGGGCGTTTACCGCATTTCTTTCTGCAGCGCCACGCACTACCGCATTTTGCGAATTGATATCTTTTAAATATCGTCTTCTTCCTAAAATGGTTTGTACATAACCGTTTTCTCTGGCAAAAGCAACCTGGTCTGCAATATAACCGGTTAACTTAGGGTAAGTTTTATAATAGGTGTCAATAAGTTCTTTTGCTTCAGAACGAGATAAATTGGTCTGATTGCTTAAGCCGAAGGCTGAAACACCATAAATAATTCCAAAATTCACAGTTTTAGCGTTGCTTCTTTGCTCGCGAGTTACTTCATCTATATTTACATTAAAAACCTGGGCGGCGGTAGAAGCGTGAATATCTTTGCCTTCTTTAAAGGCTTTAATCATATTATCTTCTTCGCTAAGCGCCGCGATAATTCGTAATTCAATTTGGGAATAATCGGCAGCCAGTAGAATATGATTTTCGTCCCGCGGAACAAAAGCTTTTCTCACCTGGCGACCACGCTCGGTTCTTATCGGAATATTTTGAAGGTTGGGATTGTTGGAACTCAATCTTCCCGTAGCTGCAATAGTCTGCACATAATCGGTGTGAATTCTTCCAGTGGGCTTTTGTACCTGGTTTGGTAAAGAATCAATATACGTATTTTGCAACTTCACAAGAGCTCTAAACATTAAAACATCTTCTACTATTTTATGCTCCTTCACCAATGCCGACAAAACATCTTCGCTGGTTGAATATTGGCCGGTTTTAGTCTTTTTGGGCTTTTTTACCAATTCCATTTTTTCAAATAGAATAAGTCCTAATTGCTTTGGAGAACTGATTTTAAATTCTTCCCCGGCTTCTTTATAAATACTTTGCTCCAAATCTTTAATGTCACTATCCAGTGCATCAGAAAGGGATTTTAGGAAATTTTCGTCTAATTTTATGCCTTCCAGTTCCATTGCAGCAAGTATCCTAACCAGCGGGATTTCAATTTCATCAAAAAGCTTTCGGGTTTCTGCTTCTTTTAATTCCTGCTCAAAGAATTTTTTAAGCTGAAGAGTAACATCGGCATCTTCTACGCCATATTCGGTTTGCTCTTCAACCGGAACCTCCCGCATCGATTTTTGATTCTTTCCTTTTTTTCCTATTAATTCTGAGATAGGCTGCGGTGTATAATTAAGGTAAGTTTCGGCAAGTACGTCCATATTATGACGCATATCTGGATTGATCAAATAATGCGCGATCATGGTATCGAAAAGCTTTCCTTTTATTTCAATATTATATTTTGCTAAAACCTTGATGTCATATTTAAGGTTTTGCCCAATTTTTTCAATTTTTTCATCTTCAAAAAACGGTCGCAACTCCTCAATAAGTTCTTGTGCTTTTTCGCGTTCTTCGGGAAAAGGCAGATAAAAACCTTTGCCGGGTTCCCAGGAAAATGCAATACCAACCAGCTCTGCTTCCAGCGCATTTAAACTTGTGGTTTCAGTATCAACGCAAACACTGTTTTGTTTTATTAAATTTTGAAGAAACATTTGCCTGGCCATTTTAGTATTCAGGCTTTGGTATACGTGAGCAGTATCTTTTAGAGATTTTCTTCCGCCAGAACTGGCTTCAATTTTTTCTGAATCGTCTCCTGAAAACAATGAAAATTGCCCTTCTCCGGCAGTTTTTGAAACTTTTTTAGCTGAAGGAGAATTACTAACCTGGGTTTGCTGTTGATCTTCTTCGCCGCTAAATAACTTTATAAATTGATCTTTAAGTCTTCTAAATTCAAGTTCATCAAAGATCTCCTGAACTTTATCTGAATCAGGTTGAGAAAGCTCATAATCTTCAGCGTGAAATTTCA contains the following coding sequences:
- the polA gene encoding DNA polymerase I, with the translated sequence MAAQKRLFLLDAYALIFRGYYAFIKNPRINSKGFDTSAIMGFTNSLFDVIRREKPDHLAVCFDKEGSQARTEMFAEYKANRDATPEPIKEAIPIIQDILKAMHIPVVELAGMEADDIIGTLAQQAEKENYQVFMVTPDKDFAQLVTENIFMYRPARMGNGIEIWGIPEVQKKFEVERPEQVIDFLGMMGDAVDNIPGLPGVGEKTAKKFLKQFGSMEELLANTDQLKGKMKEKVESHAEQGILSKKLAAILTDCDVKFHAEDYELSQPDSDKVQEIFDELEFRRLKDQFIKLFSGEEDQQQTQVSNSPSAKKVSKTAGEGQFSLFSGDDSEKIEASSGGRKSLKDTAHVYQSLNTKMARQMFLQNLIKQNSVCVDTETTSLNALEAELVGIAFSWEPGKGFYLPFPEEREKAQELIEELRPFFEDEKIEKIGQNLKYDIKVLAKYNIEIKGKLFDTMIAHYLINPDMRHNMDVLAETYLNYTPQPISELIGKKGKNQKSMREVPVEEQTEYGVEDADVTLQLKKFFEQELKEAETRKLFDEIEIPLVRILAAMELEGIKLDENFLKSLSDALDSDIKDLEQSIYKEAGEEFKISSPKQLGLILFEKMELVKKPKKTKTGQYSTSEDVLSALVKEHKIVEDVLMFRALVKLQNTYIDSLPNQVQKPTGRIHTDYVQTIAATGRLSSNNPNLQNIPIRTERGRQVRKAFVPRDENHILLAADYSQIELRIIAALSEEDNMIKAFKEGKDIHASTAAQVFNVNIDEVTREQRSNAKTVNFGIIYGVSAFGLSNQTNLSRSEAKELIDTYYKTYPKLTGYIADQVAFARENGYVQTILGRRRYLKDINSQNAVVRGAAERNAVNAPIQGSAADIIKLAMINIYRKLTEGKFKTKMLLQVHDELVFDAHKDEVEEVKKMIQFEMENAYKLEVPLDVELGEGNNWLEAH
- a CDS encoding tRNA1(Val) (adenine(37)-N6)-methyltransferase; translation: MSEKAFQFKEFSIEQDRCAMKIGTDGVLLGAWASLEQQPDSILDIGTGTGLIALMLAQRSPALLIDALEIDEDAYEQAVENFEQSNWGDRLFCYHAAFDEFVEEMQDEEDKYELIISNPPFYEPPLTPPMSENSISSARQNARFYDALPFSELIGGVSKLLHPQGEFNTIIPHKEETGFIALASKFGLFPKQITRVRGTRSSEIKRSLLNFTFNKTSIEESELIIEISRHNYTDAYKKLVKDFYLKL
- the tsf gene encoding translation elongation factor Ts, which encodes MAKITAAEVNKLRKATGAGMMDCKKALVEVDGDFDKAIEVLRKKGQKVAAKRADRDSAEGAAIAKVNDDNTKGIIISLNCETDFVAKNDDFVKMANSFADIALQVSSKEELLKADYNGISVEDKLTEQTGVIGEKIEIGSFKTLEAPFVGSYIHAGNKIAVLTGLSKNVEGADEAAKNVSMQAAAMNPVALNEEGVDQTTIEKEIEIAKDTLRQEGKPEEMLDNIAKGKIKRYFKDNTLVNQDYIKDSKQSVAAYVKSVDSDLQVVAFERVALGE
- a CDS encoding acyl-CoA dehydrogenase family protein translates to MRTDNFQAPDYYNIDELLTDEHKIVRDAAREWVKREVSPIIEDAAQKAEFPKSIISGLAEIGAFGPYIPEEYGGAGLDQISYGLIMQEIERGDSGVRSTASVQSSLVMYPIYTYGTEEQRKKYLPKLASGEFMGCFGLTEPDHGSNPGGMTTNFKDKGDHYLLNGAKMWISNAPFADIAIVWAKDENGRIHGLILERGMEGFSTPETHNKWSLRASATGELIFDNVKVPKENLMPNKSGLGAPLGCLDSARYGISWGAIGAAMDCYDTALRYAKERVQFDKPIAGTQLQQKKLAEMITEITKAQLIAWRLGVLKNEGKATSAQISMAKRNNVEMALNIAREARQILGGMGITGEYSIMRHMMNLESVITYEGTHDIHLLITGMDITGIPAFQ
- the rplM gene encoding 50S ribosomal protein L13, with the protein product MDTLSYKTVSANKATVTKDWVHVDAEGQTLGRLSSKVAKLLRGKHKPNFTPHVDCGDNVIVTNAEKINLTGKKWDSKEYIRHTGYPGGQKSLTAAELFEKNPERLIEKSVKGMLPKNKLGADLFRNLKVYAGTDHDHTAQKPKTINLNDLK
- the rpsB gene encoding 30S ribosomal protein S2, which translates into the protein MANKVEVKELLDAGVHFGHLTRRWNPNMAPYIYMERNGIHIINLYKSAAKMQEAGDALAKIAASGRKILFVATKKQAKEIVAEHAEKANMPYITERWPGGMLTNFVTIRRAVKKMASIDRMKKDGTFNTLSKKERLQVDRLRAKLEKNLGSISDMSRLPGALFVVDITREHIAIKEAQKLNIPIFAMVDTNSDPREVEYVIPSNDDASKSINKVVSYVADSIVEGLSERKASKDSKKDKAENEEKEPKAPKAAVKQPEAEAPSKDAEDKKAMKEAKKDVKLESKKETLDKASSNEEE
- the rpsI gene encoding 30S ribosomal protein S9, with the protein product MEVIHKIGRRKTAVARVYVSEGSGKFSVNKKDLKDYFTTGPLLYKVNQALNLTGNDENFDITANVYGGGITGQAEAIRLALARAMVELDAENRAVLKPEGLMTRDPRMVERKKFGQKKARKKFQFSKR